A stretch of the Solanum dulcamara chromosome 6, daSolDulc1.2, whole genome shotgun sequence genome encodes the following:
- the LOC129892331 gene encoding probable WRKY transcription factor 31, with protein MAKGSGLSFDPDPIKHFLPIPTVLNSFLEPHNQQQQQHFYPHNKFLFSSMESPFKNRSPPPSTIQFPVNLNCSTTHHDQEEEQNRPHIDVMDFFADKKNGTNSEETTTANDTDKKESNTPPPELDFNINTALHLLTANTYSDQSIVEDGLSPNSEDKRTKSELVVLQAELERMNGENRRLRDMLNQVKSNYTTLQMHMMTMMHQQQNQENGQRDGKSEEVKQPHHSQNGHGGGGGRIVPRQFMDLGLAAAAAAGTGTGSEAEEASLSSSEGRSGREKSRSPANNMESGSTCGIGREDSPEKGSPGWGPNKIPRLGNGSANKSADQATEATMRKARVSVRARSEAPMITDGCQWRKYGQKMAKGNPCPRAYYRCTMAAGCPVRKQVQRCAEDRTILITTYEGTHNHLLPPAAMAMASTTSSAARMLLSGSMPSADGLMNSNFFARTLLPCSSSMATISASAPFPTVTLDLTQSPNPLQFPRSPNQFQVPFSNQPHNNILANPAALLPQIFGQALYNQSKFSGLQLSQDSEGQQHPSTMPSSIHPSNHNPLADTVNALTNDPNFTAALAAAITSLIGNPGQSNNGTNNTIATTTMTANNNNSSVTSNGNNSSNGNNKVANSSFPAN; from the exons ATGGCCAAAGGAAGTGGACTCTCCTTTGATCCAGATCCCATCAAACACTTCCTTCCTATTCCTACTGTCCTCAATTCTTTTCTTGAACcccacaaccaacaacaacaacaacactttTATCCCCAtaacaaatttttattttcatcaatgGAATCACCATTCAAGAACAGGTCACCGCCACCTTCTACTATTCAATTCCCAGTGAACCTTAACTGCTCCACTACTCATCATGAtcaagaagaagaacaaaacaGACCACACATTGATGTAATGGACTTCTTTGCTGATAAGAAAAATGGTACTAATTCTGAGGAGACAACAACAGCCAATGACACTGATAAAAAAGAATCAAACACCCCTCCTCCTGAATTGGATTTTAACATAAAT ACTGCTTTGCATCTTCTTACAGCTAACACTTATAGTGATCAGTCCATAGTGGAAGATGGTTTATCCCCTAATTCTGAAGATAAAAGAACCAAGAGTGAG TTGGTAGTTCTTCAGGCTGAATTGGAAAGAATGAACGGTGAAAATCGACGTTTAAGAGATATGTTAAATCAGGTGAAAAGCAATTACACTACCCTGCAGATGCATATGATGACAATGATGCACCAAcaacaaaatcaagaaaatggtcAACGTGATGGGAAAAGTGAAGAAGTGAAACAGCCACACCACAGCCAAAATGGTCATGGAGGAGGAGGAGGGCGAATAGTGCCTAGGCAATTTATGGATCTTGGCTtagctgctgctgctgctgctggtACTGGTACTGGTTCGGAGGCTGAAGAGGCTTCCCTGTCTTCATCAGAGGGACGAAGTGGCAGGGAAAAATCGCGATCACCAGCGAATAACATGGAATCAGGTTCCACATGTGGGATTGGAAGAGAAGATAGTCCTGAAAAAGGGTCACCTGGTTGGGGTCCTAATAAAATTCCAAGACTTGGCAATGGCTCTGCTAATAAATCTGCTGATCAAGCTACTGAGGCTACCATGAGAAAGGCTCGTGTCTCGGTCAGGGCTCGATCAGAGGCTCCCATG ATCACAGATGGTTGCCAATGGCGAAAGTATGGGCAGAAAATGGCGAAGGGAAACCCGTGCCCTCGGGCTTATTACCGGTGCACCATGGCAGCTGGTTGTCCAGTTCGGAAGCAA GTTCAAAGATGTGCAGAGGACAGAACAATCTTGATCACAACCTATGAAGGTACTCACAACCATCTGTTGCCTCCGGCAGCCATGGCGATGGCCTCAACAACTTCCTCAGCAGCGAGGATGTTGCTCTCAGGTTCTATGCCAAGTGCAGATGGGCTAATGAATTCCAATTTCTTCGCGAGAACTCTCCTCCCTTGCTCTTCCAGCATGGCCACAATTTCAGCCTCGGCCCCATTCCCTACTGTTACATTGGACCTAACTCAATCACCGAACCCGTTGCAATTCCCAAGATCCCCTAACCAATTCCAAGTCCCATTCTCAAATCAACCTCACAATAACATCCTAGCAAATCCAGCTGCACTTTTACCTCAGATATTTGGACAGGCTTTGTATAACCAATCCAAATTCTCTGGCCTCCAATTGTCTCAAGATTCGGAAGGACAACAGCACCCTTCAACGATGCCATCATCGATTCATCCATCCAACCACAACCCTCTAGCTGACACGGTGAAcgcccttaccaatgatcctaATTTCACCGCAGCATTAGCAGCAGCCATCACCTCCCTTATTGGCAATCCCGGGCAATCAAATAATGGTACCAACAATACTATTGCCACCACCACAATGACcgccaacaacaataatagtagTGTCACCAGCAATGGCAATAACAGCAGCAATGGCAACAATAAAGTGGCGAATTCAAGTTTTCCAGCAAATTGA